The following proteins are encoded in a genomic region of Methylibium petroleiphilum PM1:
- a CDS encoding class I SAM-dependent methyltransferase, protein MSTAVSTPPTRLQCPICGSERFGDFRSRVNVRCSGCGSFERSRLLWLVLSQLELEATGRPFFHVAPEIGIAKLLHARLGERYRAFDFSPDIYAKAKIPVGRLDLCSDLSGMATGSVGGFCHVHVLEHVRCNAALVLQQINRVLAPGGYHVFGVPFWSRQYREDLSSELTDADRLSRFGHEDHVRSFGDQDFTVMFGGAFEGMEAIPLSRLIEVEAAARCNIPPRALTLNNSHSLFVYRKPIP, encoded by the coding sequence GTGAGCACCGCCGTCTCCACCCCACCTACTCGCCTGCAATGCCCGATCTGCGGCAGTGAGCGTTTTGGCGATTTCCGCAGCCGTGTCAACGTTCGCTGCAGCGGCTGCGGCAGCTTCGAGCGTTCGCGGCTACTGTGGCTGGTCCTGAGCCAACTCGAGCTCGAGGCGACCGGCCGGCCCTTCTTCCACGTGGCACCGGAGATCGGCATCGCGAAGCTGCTCCACGCACGGCTCGGCGAGCGTTACCGTGCGTTCGACTTCTCGCCTGACATCTACGCCAAGGCGAAGATCCCCGTCGGTCGACTCGACCTGTGCTCCGATTTAAGCGGCATGGCGACCGGATCCGTCGGTGGCTTCTGCCATGTGCACGTTCTGGAGCACGTGCGCTGCAACGCCGCGCTGGTGCTGCAGCAGATCAACCGGGTCCTGGCGCCGGGCGGCTATCACGTGTTCGGCGTGCCGTTCTGGAGCCGGCAGTATCGGGAAGACCTGTCGAGTGAACTGACCGACGCGGATCGGCTGTCCCGGTTCGGTCATGAGGACCATGTCCGCTCGTTCGGCGATCAGGATTTCACAGTCATGTTTGGCGGCGCCTTCGAGGGGATGGAGGCCATCCCGCTTTCCAGGTTGATCGAAGTAGAAGCTGCGGCGCGATGCAACATCCCGCCGCGAGCGCTGACCCTCAACAATTCGCATTCGCTGTTCGTATACCGGAAGCCTATCCCGTAA